The following are from one region of the Hippocampus zosterae strain Florida chromosome 9, ASM2543408v3, whole genome shotgun sequence genome:
- the LOC127607617 gene encoding lipopolysaccharide-binding protein-like isoform X2: MLLWCWLSLLAFSQLTSGASPGVKVKLTDKGIEYGRQLGIASIQKKLRSITIPDISGTERVSVIGKVQYTLSNMQTVAAGLPSSTVDLVPATGVRLSIANAFINMKGNWRVKYRRILKDSGSFDLSVTGLSVSSVVAVKSDETGRPQVSNLDCSATVGSVTIKFHGGASWLYNLFRSFINKGLRDALQKKICPLVADAVTDLNPQLKTLNVLAQVDKYAEIEYSMVAAPTIVKSSIGLSLKGEFYNIEKKQETPFPAVVFSLPPEDEKMLYLGVSAFTANSAAFVYHSAGALSLYITDDMIPPSSPIRLNTRTFGVFIPQIAKSFPRLLMKLLVKTSETPIVAMESNNATIQAASTVTAYAIQANGTLTPLFVLNMETSVSAGIFVRGTMLTGIVTLNKMELTLRTSYVGDFRVKSLDNILNMVLKVVVIPKVNVQLAKGYPLPTIGKIKLVNPDLQILKDYILIGTDVQFTG; encoded by the exons ATGTTGCTGTGGTGTTGGCTGTCGTTGCTCGCCTTCAGTCAGTTGACCTCGGGCGCCAGTCCTGGAGTCAAGGTCAAACTGACAGATAAGGGCATTGAATATG GCAGGCAGCTGGGGATCGCTTCCATCCAGAAGAAACTCCGAAGCATAACAATCCCAGATATATCCGGCACAGAGAGAGTATCCGTCATCGGCAAGGTCCAGTACACCTTGTCAAA TATGCAAACAGTGGCGGCGGGATTACCTTCTTCTACTGTGGACCTGGTGCCCGCGACCGGCGTCAGACTGTCTATTGCGAACGCCTTCATCAATATGAAGGGCAACTGGAGGGTCAAATACCGGCGAATTTT GAAGGACAGCGGCTCCTTTGATTTGAGTGTGACGGGGCTGTCCGTCAGCTCGGTTGTGGCGGTCAAAAGTGATGAAACGGGGCGACCCCAGGTCAGTAACCTCGACTGTTCGGCGACTGTCGGCAGCGTGACCATCAAATTCCACGGCGGAGCCAg CTGGCTGTACAATCTTTTCAGAAGCTTCATCAACAAGGGGCTGCGCGATGCGCTACAAAAAAAG atctgccccctggtggccgacGCCGTGACTGATTTGAACCCTCAGTTGAAAACGCTCAATG TCTTGGCACAAGTGGACAAGTACGCGGAGATTGAATATTCTATGGTCGCCGCCCCCACAATCGTCAAGTCTTCCATCGGTTTGAGcttgaag GGGGAATTCTACAACATCGAGAAAAAGCAGGAAACTCCGTTCCCCGCTGTGGTCTTCTCTCTGCCACCCGAGGACGAGAAAATGTTGTACTTGGGCGTGTCCGCCTTCACCGCCAACTCTGCGGCTTTTGTCTACCACAGCGCCGGAGCCCTGAGCTTGTACATCACCGATGacatg ATTCCTCCAAGCTCCCCAATCAGGCTCAACACCAGAACATTTGGCGTGTTCATCCCCCAG ATTGCCAAATCTTTCCCGCGTTTGTTGATGAAACTGCTGGTAAAAACGTCGGAAACGCCCATCGTCGCCATGGAGAGCAACAACGCCACGATTCAAGCCGCCAGCACAGTGACGGCCTACGCCATCCAAGCCAACGGCACGCTCACGCCGCTGTTTGTCCTCAACATG GAGACCAGCGTCAGTGCCGGCATCTTTGTTCGTGGCACGATGCTAACCGGAATCGTGACCCTCAACAA AATGGAGCTGACCCTGAGGACAAGTTATGTGGGAGACTTTCGG GTCAAATCGCTTGACAACATCCTGAACATGGTCCTGAAAGTGGTTGTTATTCCAAAAGTGAATG TTCAACTTGCAAAGGGATATCCGCTCCCCACCATTGGGAAGATCAAGCTCGTCAACCCCGACCTTCAGATCCTGAAG GACTACATTCTGATTGGGACAGATGTTCAGTTTACAGGGTGA
- the LOC127607617 gene encoding lipopolysaccharide-binding protein-like isoform X1: MLLWCWLSLLAFSQLTSGASPGVKVKLTDKGIEYGRQLGIASIQKKLRSITIPDISGTERVSVIGKVQYTLSNMQTVAAGLPSSTVDLVPATGVRLSIANAFINMKGNWRVKYRRILKDSGSFDLSVTGLSVSSVVAVKSDETGRPQVSNLDCSATVGSVTIKFHGGASWLYNLFRSFINKGLRDALQKKICPLVADAVTDLNPQLKTLNVLAQVDKYAEIEYSMVAAPTIVKSSIGLSLKGEFYNIEKKQETPFPAVVFSLPPEDEKMLYLGVSAFTANSAAFVYHSAGALSLYITDDMIPPSSPIRLNTRTFGVFIPQIAKSFPRLLMKLLVKTSETPIVAMESNNATIQAASTVTAYAIQANGTLTPLFVLNMARQKLFFTVIFLKICQLFHTPVFTSYTYACIVMGIVSGDSAFLQRSQKQSQ, translated from the exons ATGTTGCTGTGGTGTTGGCTGTCGTTGCTCGCCTTCAGTCAGTTGACCTCGGGCGCCAGTCCTGGAGTCAAGGTCAAACTGACAGATAAGGGCATTGAATATG GCAGGCAGCTGGGGATCGCTTCCATCCAGAAGAAACTCCGAAGCATAACAATCCCAGATATATCCGGCACAGAGAGAGTATCCGTCATCGGCAAGGTCCAGTACACCTTGTCAAA TATGCAAACAGTGGCGGCGGGATTACCTTCTTCTACTGTGGACCTGGTGCCCGCGACCGGCGTCAGACTGTCTATTGCGAACGCCTTCATCAATATGAAGGGCAACTGGAGGGTCAAATACCGGCGAATTTT GAAGGACAGCGGCTCCTTTGATTTGAGTGTGACGGGGCTGTCCGTCAGCTCGGTTGTGGCGGTCAAAAGTGATGAAACGGGGCGACCCCAGGTCAGTAACCTCGACTGTTCGGCGACTGTCGGCAGCGTGACCATCAAATTCCACGGCGGAGCCAg CTGGCTGTACAATCTTTTCAGAAGCTTCATCAACAAGGGGCTGCGCGATGCGCTACAAAAAAAG atctgccccctggtggccgacGCCGTGACTGATTTGAACCCTCAGTTGAAAACGCTCAATG TCTTGGCACAAGTGGACAAGTACGCGGAGATTGAATATTCTATGGTCGCCGCCCCCACAATCGTCAAGTCTTCCATCGGTTTGAGcttgaag GGGGAATTCTACAACATCGAGAAAAAGCAGGAAACTCCGTTCCCCGCTGTGGTCTTCTCTCTGCCACCCGAGGACGAGAAAATGTTGTACTTGGGCGTGTCCGCCTTCACCGCCAACTCTGCGGCTTTTGTCTACCACAGCGCCGGAGCCCTGAGCTTGTACATCACCGATGacatg ATTCCTCCAAGCTCCCCAATCAGGCTCAACACCAGAACATTTGGCGTGTTCATCCCCCAG ATTGCCAAATCTTTCCCGCGTTTGTTGATGAAACTGCTGGTAAAAACGTCGGAAACGCCCATCGTCGCCATGGAGAGCAACAACGCCACGATTCAAGCCGCCAGCACAGTGACGGCCTACGCCATCCAAGCCAACGGCACGCTCACGCCGCTGTTTGTCCTCAACATGGCACGTCAGAAACTTTTCTTTACTGTCAtctttttgaaaatatgtcaacTTTTTCATACTCCTGTTTTTACCTCATACACATATGCTTGTATTGTGATGGGTATTGTCAGTGGTGATTCAGCTTTCCTGCAAAGGAGCCAGAAACAATCCCAATGA
- the cdk5rap1 gene encoding CDK5 regulatory subunit-associated protein 1 codes for MKQIRNLTQLFSSPKCWTPFRCLQVRLFCNSTGSVVSAREKRGRSDHFKTRITSGPGFHDFIRELPGHETTSTLYKEVEYQHEYLSADLELGNARKVYFETYGCQMNVNDTDIAWSILQRSGYQRTGHLREADVVLLVTCSIREKAEQTIWNRLQELTAMKNKRRRSPTPMKIGILGCMAERLKKELLEREKLVDVLAGPDAYRDLPRLLAVAEGGQQASNVLLSLEETYADIMPVHHSPRGRSAFVSIMRGCDNMCTYCIVPFTRGRERSRPASSILEEVRILSDQALKEVTLLGQNVNSYRDTSDETFCGAIPTRLSRGFKTVYRPKLGGMRFSELLDRVSQVDPDMRIRFTSPHPKDFPDEVLHLIAERENICKQIHLPAQSGSSQVLKAMRRGYTRETYLELVQNIRNVIQGVSLSSDFISGFCGETEDDHRQTLSLIREVGYNIGFLFAYSMRKKTHAFHNLQDDVPVDVKQRRLAECIAVFRREAARVNAALVGSTQLVMVEGESKRSAKELCGRTDGNMKVIFPREDVAVHPADSKAAAINVGDYVLVKITSASSQSLRGQALCHRHPLIQSALPSSHSYEHLPRHP; via the exons atgaaacaaattaGGAATTTAACTCAACTCTTTTCGTCTCCCAAATGTTGGACACCTTTCAGGTGTTTACAAGTCAGATTGTTCTGTAATTCAACCGGCAGTGTAGTTAGTGCAAGGGAAAAGCGGGGAAGATCGGATCATTTCAAGACTCGAATAACTTCCGGTCCAGGTTTTCATGATTTCATCCGAGAACTCCCTGGTCATGAAACCACATCAACTTTATACAAAGAAGTAGAATACCAACACGAGTATCTTTCTGCTGACTTGGAGCTGGGGAATGCACGAAAGG TCTATTTTGAAACCTATGGATGTCAGATGAATGTCAATGACACGGACATTGCCTGGTCCATACTACAGAGGAGCGGATATCAACGCACGGGACATTTACGCGAG GCAGATGTGGTCCTTCTTGTAACGTGCTCCATCAG AGAAAAAGCCGAACAAACCATCTGGAACAGACTGCAAGAGCTGACAGCCATGAAGAATAAGCGCCGTAGGAGTCCAACGCCAATGAAAATTGGCATCTTAg GTTGCATGGCTGAGAGATTGAAGAAGGAGCTTTTGGAACGAGAGAAGCTCGTGGATGTCCTGGCCGGGCCAGACGCCTACCGGGATCTTCCCCGTCTGTTGGCGGTGGCCGAGGGAGGTCAACAGGCAAGCAACGTGCTGCTTTCGTTGGAGGAGACCTACGCTGACATCATGCCCGTCCACCACTCTCCTCGGGGACGCAGTGCCTTTGT GTCCATCATGCGGGGCTGTGACAATATGTGCACTTACTGTATTGTTCCCTTCACCCGGGGCCGCGAAAGGAGTCGACCTGCCAGCTCTATTCTCGAGGAAGTCCGTATCCTCTCTGATCAGGCAT TGAAGGAAGTGACATTGCTCGGTCAGAATGTCAACAGCTACCGAGACACTTCTGATGAGACGTTCTGCGGTGCCATTCCGACCAGGCTGAGTCGCGGCTTTAAGACCGTGTACCGCCCAAAATTGGGAGGCATGCGTTTCTCTGAGCTGCTGGACAGAGTGTCGCAGGTCGATCCCGACATGAGGATCCGATTCACGTCACCTCATCCGAAGGACTTTCCTGATGAG gttttgCATCTGATTGCGGAGCGAGAAAACATTTGTAAGCAGATCCATCTACCAGCTCAGAGTGGGAGCAGTCAAGTCTTGAAAGCCATGCGCCGGGG GTACACGAGGGAGACATACCTTGAATTGGTGCAGAACATCAGGAATGTCATTCAAG gcgtAAGTCTCAGCAGTGACTTCATCTCGGGCTTTTGTGGCGAGACGGAAGACGATCACCGGCAGACCTTGTCTCTCATCAGAGAAGTAGGCTACAACATCGGATTCCTTTTTGCCTACAGCATGAGAAAG AAAACCCATGCGTTCCATAACCTTCAAGATGACGTGCCGGTGGATGTGAAGCAACGTCGGCTGGCGGAGTGCATCGCTGTGTTCAGACGGGAAGCTGCGAGGGTCAACGCCGCTCTCGTTGGCAGCACGCAACTTGTCATGGTGGAGGGG gAGAGTAAGAGATCTGCCAAGGAGCTGTGCGGCAGAACAGATGGCAATATGAAAGTGATCTTCCCAAGGGAGGATGTTGCTGTTCATCCTGCCGACTCCAAGGCGGCTGCAATCAATGTTGGAGACTACGTGCTAGTGAAG ATCACGTCGGCCAGCTCGCAGAGTTTGAGAGGTCAAGCCTTGTGTCACAGACATCCCTTGATCCAGTCGGCGCTTCCGTCCAGCCATTCATACGAACATTTGCCCCGCCATCCGTGA
- the ghrh gene encoding somatoliberin yields MEKAALLLFYCLFLSASGSALYPSIRFGQRDTSILMTSSLKNPEQLEDTSSAQERTDLRLGRHADAIFTNSYRKVLGQISARKFLQTIMGKRLGDESESYMKRQADVYEGTYKEDLTSIRSNQRYRGLHEMP; encoded by the exons ATGGAGAAAGCTGCATTGTTGCTCTTTTATTGCCTTTTCCTTTCTGCATCAGGATCCGCACTCTACCCCTCCATCAG GTTTGGCCAGAGGGACACATCCATCCTGATGACATCTTCGCTAAAGAATCCAGAGCAGCTGGAAGACACAAGTTCTGCCCAAGAGAGAACAGACTTACG CTTGGGTCGCCATGCTGACGCCATCTTTACAAACAGTTACAGGAAAGTCTTGGGCCAAATATCTGCCAGGAAGTTTCTTCAGACCATCATGGGAAAACGTCTCGG AGACGAAAGTGAGAGCTATATGAAACGCCAGGCCGATGTCTACGAAGGAACCTACAAAGAAGATCTGACTTCCATCCGGAGCAATCAGCGATACAGAGGACTTCATGAAATGCCATGA